The following are from one region of the Arachis duranensis cultivar V14167 chromosome 10, aradu.V14167.gnm2.J7QH, whole genome shotgun sequence genome:
- the LOC127742839 gene encoding protein FAR-RED IMPAIRED RESPONSE 1-like, with product MKWATAYLREHFFGRIRTTSQCEGIHSLLKNYVDSKINLLEFMHKFSEVLRHYRNNHLTADFDTFYKFPVLTTCLESFEKQATELYTRNIFKLVKDEIEAAGALNVTECPNGGDIVELFETRGLPCSHIFGVLKHRNANCVPTSLILKRWTRDAKSDFICSIGEQDAADDIAPTLRRGAMASICWKLCDISSKNSADYREISGELLKLISKVQNKGDAQVRLSPTSALIGDPAVVKSKGAPRKVPKGQKRRRCSHCKSGRHFIRTCPLLAKEDSPAEYSNAEDEPMVEECDANKRTPSQNTKSGYGSKKSVSKLTETPKIRANGKKSRQKTEEISLSEETLKAKTNTSGIEATEVPDTATTKIPGLP from the exons ATGAAGTGGGCTACCGCATATTTGAGGGAGCACTTCTTTGGCCGCATAAGAACTACATCACAGTGTGAGGGAATTCATTCATTATTGAAGAACTATGTTGACAGTAAAATCAATCTCCTTGAATTCATGCATAAATTTAGTGAAGTACTAAGGCATTACCGAAACAACCATCTTACTGCTGACTTTGACACCTTTTATAAGTTTCCTGTTTTGACTACGTGCTTGGAAAGTTTTGAGAAACAAGCTACTGAACTTTATactagaaatatttttaaacttgtGAAAGATGAGATAGAAGCAGCAGGTGCTTTAAATGTGACTGAATGCCCAAACGGTGGAGATATTGTTGA GCTATTTGAGACTCGTGGACTACCGTGCTCCCACATCTTTGGGGTCTTGAAGCATCGCAATGCAAATTGCGTCCCTACATCTCTTATCCTGAAAAGATGGACAAGAGATGCAAAGAGTGATTTTATATGCTCAATTGGCGAGCAAGACGCCGCTGATGATATAGCGCCCACACTTAGACGCGGTGCAATGGCATCTATTTGTTGGAAGCTTTGTGATATTTCTTCCAAAAATTCAGCAGACTATAGGGAAATCTCAGGTGAGTTACTTAAGCTAATTTCGAAGGTGCAAAATAAAGGTGATGCACAAGTGAGGCTTTCCCCCACTTCAGCGCTAATCGGTGATCCAGCTGTTGTGAAGTCAAAAGGGGCTCCAAGAAAGGTTCCAAAAGGGCAAAAGAGGCGAAGATGTTCGCATTGTAAGTCAGGCAGGCATTTCATTAGGACATGTCCATTACTCGCCAAGGAGGACTCCCCCGCCGAATACTCAAATGCTGAAGATGAACCAATG GTTGAAGAATGTGATGCCAATAAACGGACTCCCTCTCAGAACACAAAATCA GGTTATGGAAGCAAGAAGTCTGTATCTAAATTGACAGAGACACCAAAAATTAGAGCAAATGGCAAAAAAAGTCGACAGAAG ACCGAAGAAATCAGTCTAAGTGAAGAGACATTAAAAGCTAAGACCAACACATCAGGAATAGAAGCGACCGAAGTTCCAGATACAGCCACAACCAAGATACCAGGATTGCCATAG